In one Nitrospirota bacterium genomic region, the following are encoded:
- a CDS encoding ribonuclease H-like domain-containing protein, translating to MIRHTFSFLDGIGLKLERHFWRMGIISWQEFLNRNFVNGISPYKKEMADIALSTTLSALEGRDAQYFSRLLPQREQWRLFDVFGSNALCIDIETNGLPEDKGGFVTVVGLYDGYDYRSLVKGINLTEKNLKKELSSYGMIITFYGSSFDIPFLSRKFNSLIFEMPHFDLGFASKRAGLKGGLKRLEEELGIIRDESVQGMDGYDAVKLWHLYRRRSREDALERLLKYNMEDTKNLLKIAEIIYKRLKDSTGISKFISQS from the coding sequence ATGATAAGACATACGTTTTCATTTCTTGACGGTATTGGTTTAAAATTAGAGCGGCATTTCTGGCGCATGGGGATTATCTCCTGGCAGGAATTTCTGAACAGGAATTTTGTGAACGGGATAAGCCCATATAAGAAAGAGATGGCTGATATTGCATTGTCCACAACCCTTAGCGCTCTTGAGGGCAGGGATGCGCAATATTTTTCAAGACTTTTACCACAAAGAGAACAGTGGAGACTTTTTGATGTTTTTGGAAGTAATGCCCTGTGTATTGATATAGAGACAAATGGTCTTCCTGAAGATAAAGGTGGTTTTGTAACTGTTGTCGGCCTTTACGATGGTTATGATTATAGGTCCCTTGTGAAGGGCATAAACCTTACAGAGAAAAATCTGAAGAAGGAGCTCTCGAGCTACGGTATGATAATAACATTTTATGGAAGCTCCTTTGATATACCTTTTCTCAGTAGAAAGTTTAATTCCCTGATATTTGAGATGCCACATTTTGATCTGGGTTTTGCCAGTAAGAGAGCTGGCCTTAAAGGTGGCCTCAAAAGGCTTGAAGAAGAACTGGGGATAATACGGGATGAATCAGTCCAGGGCATGGATGGTTATGATGCGGTTAAGCTCTGGCATCTTTACAGGAGAAGGAGCAGAGAGGATGCCCTTGAACGTCTCCTTAAATATAACATGGAGGATACAAAGAACCTTTTAAAGATAGCAGAAATTATTTATAAAAGACTTAAAGACTCCACCGGGATAAGTAAGTTTATATCACAATCCTGA